In a genomic window of Streptomyces noursei ATCC 11455:
- a CDS encoding ABC transporter permease, producing the protein MPRDRLTPARLGPRDVVHVGSAGLRSRPMRVVLSALGIAIGIATMIAVVGISASSKAQLLRQLDTLGTNMLKVAPGQDMFSGERAKLPKDAPGMIGRIPGVEHVGAVGDVKSTVRRSEKIPESDTGGLSVKAAGESLLKALRGTIRAGTWLNDANGRYPSVVLGSVAAERLGITMPGQQVLIGKQYFTVIGILDPLPLAPEIERAALVGWQAAGTHLDFDGHPTQIYERSTDASVESVHKLLARATDPQNPQNVEISNPSATLQAKAATEGAFDSLLLGLGGVALLVGGVGVANTMIISVLERRHEIGLRRSLGATRGQIRIQFVTESLLLSGLGGLAGVVLGAAATYVFAASGGMPWAIPPWAVGGGFAATLLIGSVAGLYPAVRAARLPPTLALQAG; encoded by the coding sequence GTGCCACGCGACCGACTGACCCCCGCCCGCCTCGGCCCCCGCGACGTGGTGCACGTCGGCTCGGCGGGGCTGCGCTCCCGGCCGATGCGGGTCGTGCTGTCCGCACTGGGTATCGCCATCGGCATCGCCACGATGATCGCGGTGGTCGGCATCTCCGCCTCCAGCAAGGCCCAACTGCTCCGGCAACTCGACACGTTGGGAACCAACATGCTGAAGGTGGCCCCCGGCCAGGACATGTTCAGCGGTGAAAGGGCCAAACTGCCCAAGGACGCGCCCGGCATGATCGGCCGGATCCCCGGCGTCGAACACGTCGGTGCGGTCGGTGACGTGAAATCGACGGTCCGGCGCAGCGAGAAGATCCCCGAGAGCGACACCGGCGGCCTGTCCGTGAAGGCCGCCGGCGAGAGCCTGCTGAAGGCTCTGCGCGGCACGATCCGTGCCGGCACCTGGCTCAACGACGCGAACGGACGCTACCCCTCGGTGGTGCTCGGCAGCGTCGCCGCCGAACGCCTGGGCATCACCATGCCCGGCCAGCAAGTCCTCATCGGCAAGCAGTACTTCACGGTCATCGGCATCCTCGACCCGCTTCCCCTGGCACCCGAGATCGAACGGGCGGCACTGGTGGGCTGGCAGGCTGCCGGCACCCACCTGGACTTCGACGGCCACCCCACCCAGATCTACGAACGCTCCACCGACGCCTCCGTCGAGTCGGTCCACAAGCTGCTCGCACGCGCCACCGACCCGCAGAACCCGCAGAACGTCGAGATCTCCAACCCGTCCGCAACCCTTCAGGCCAAGGCCGCCACCGAGGGCGCATTCGACAGCCTGCTGCTCGGACTGGGCGGTGTGGCACTGCTGGTCGGCGGCGTCGGCGTGGCCAACACCATGATCATCTCGGTGTTGGAACGCCGCCACGAGATCGGCCTGCGCCGCTCCCTGGGCGCCACCCGCGGCCAGATCCGCATCCAGTTCGTCACCGAGTCACTGCTGCTGTCCGGACTCGGCGGCCTGGCCGGCGTGGTGCTGGGCGCCGCGGCCACGTACGTGTTCGCCGCATCGGGCGGCATGCCCTGGGCGATCCCCCCATGGGCGGTGGGCGGTGGATTCGCCGCCACCCTGCTCATCGGCTCGGTGGCCGGACTGTACCCGGCAGTCCGCGCCGCCCGGCTCCCACCGACCCTCGCGCTCCAGGCAGGATAG
- a CDS encoding efflux RND transporter periplasmic adaptor subunit produces MIASLVVASALVGGVAVASVSGDDGKGRERRTDGLPQKTDTIKRQDLSSRTQVDGTLGYSKERKLNGGAQGTVTWLPETGAVIRRNEALYEVDGNKIWLLYGERPMYRKLKAGDKGPDVRQLKQNLRDLGFGAALTMDDEFTSGTAEALKRWQKSHGLKQTGQTGPEQIAFTPSSLRVKKKEAAAGDQTGPGRPVLTVTGAEREVQIKLDVADAALAEPGTPVEITLPGGDKAKGKVASVDRSASSDQKDQGGGGQDQSAKVTARVTFADPSQVKGIDQAPVTVELKGETRQKVLTVPVNALLALPAGGFGVQVVEGGKAREIPVKLGLFGQGRVEISGSGLKEGMKVGVPHT; encoded by the coding sequence GTGATCGCCTCGCTGGTCGTGGCGAGTGCGCTGGTGGGCGGGGTGGCCGTAGCCTCGGTGAGCGGTGACGACGGCAAGGGCCGGGAGCGGCGCACGGACGGCCTGCCGCAGAAGACCGACACGATCAAGCGGCAGGACCTGAGCAGCCGCACCCAGGTGGACGGAACCCTCGGCTACTCCAAGGAGCGCAAGCTCAACGGGGGAGCGCAGGGCACGGTGACATGGCTCCCCGAAACCGGCGCTGTGATCAGGCGGAACGAGGCGCTCTACGAGGTCGACGGCAACAAGATCTGGCTGCTGTACGGCGAGCGGCCCATGTACCGGAAGCTGAAGGCCGGCGACAAGGGGCCGGACGTCCGGCAGCTGAAGCAGAACCTCCGTGACCTCGGCTTCGGAGCCGCCCTGACCATGGACGACGAGTTCACCTCCGGTACCGCGGAGGCACTCAAGCGCTGGCAGAAGTCCCACGGCCTGAAGCAGACCGGTCAGACGGGTCCGGAGCAGATCGCCTTCACACCGAGCTCGCTACGGGTCAAGAAGAAGGAGGCGGCCGCCGGCGACCAGACCGGTCCCGGCCGCCCGGTGCTGACCGTCACCGGGGCCGAGCGCGAGGTACAGATCAAGCTCGACGTCGCCGATGCCGCGCTCGCCGAGCCCGGCACCCCTGTGGAGATCACCCTCCCCGGGGGCGACAAGGCCAAGGGGAAGGTCGCCTCCGTCGACCGCAGCGCCAGTTCGGACCAGAAGGACCAAGGAGGCGGCGGGCAGGACCAGTCCGCCAAGGTCACCGCGCGGGTGACCTTCGCCGACCCTTCGCAGGTCAAGGGCATCGACCAGGCCCCGGTCACCGTCGAGCTCAAGGGCGAGACGCGCCAGAAGGTGCTGACCGTCCCGGTCAACGCGCTGCTCGCGCTGCCCGCCGGCGGCTTCGGCGTCCAGGTCGTGGAAGGCGGAAAGGCCCGCGAGATTCCCGTCAAGCTCGGCCTGTTCGGACAGGGAAGGGTCGAGATCAGCGGATCGGGCCTGAAGGAAGGCATGAAGGTCGGAGTGCCCCACACATGA
- a CDS encoding ABC transporter ATP-binding protein produces MTTVVELNQVTKEYPGGVAALRGVDLHIERGELLAIVGPSGSGKSTLLHIVGTLDRPTAGTVAIAGHDVAALSDRRLSALRARHIGFVFQSFHLVAGVSARDNVAEGLLYSGLARAERRKRAATALERVGLGDRMHHRPHELSGGQRQRVAIARAVVGEPDLLLADEPTGALDSASGEAVMRLLHDLNGDGATIAVITHDGGIAGALPRQVRIRDGQVVEDTCTRAPLTAGGEVPCHATD; encoded by the coding sequence ATGACCACCGTCGTCGAACTGAACCAGGTCACCAAGGAGTACCCGGGCGGGGTCGCGGCGCTGCGCGGCGTGGATCTGCACATCGAACGCGGGGAACTGCTCGCGATCGTCGGGCCGTCCGGGTCGGGCAAGTCCACCCTCCTGCACATCGTCGGCACTCTGGACCGTCCGACCGCCGGCACCGTCGCCATCGCCGGCCACGACGTCGCGGCCCTGTCCGACCGTCGGCTGTCCGCACTGCGGGCCCGGCACATCGGCTTCGTCTTCCAGTCCTTCCACCTCGTGGCCGGGGTGAGCGCACGGGACAACGTCGCCGAGGGCCTGCTCTACTCCGGCCTGGCACGGGCCGAGCGCCGCAAGCGCGCGGCCACGGCCCTGGAACGCGTCGGGCTCGGGGACCGGATGCACCACCGCCCGCACGAACTGTCCGGCGGACAGCGACAGCGGGTCGCCATCGCCAGGGCGGTGGTGGGGGAGCCGGATCTGCTGCTGGCCGACGAGCCCACCGGCGCCCTGGACTCCGCCTCCGGCGAGGCCGTCATGCGGTTGCTGCACGACCTCAACGGCGACGGCGCCACCATCGCGGTGATCACCCACGACGGTGGGATCGCCGGCGCCCTTCCCCGCCAGGTGCGCATCCGCGACGGCCAGGTCGTCGAGGACACGTGCACGAGGGCGCCGCTGACGGCAGGAGGCGAGGTACCGTGCCACGCGACCGACTGA